Proteins from one Mycolicibacter virginiensis genomic window:
- a CDS encoding ABC transporter substrate-binding protein, with the protein MTTLTRRGLLIGAAAAAAAGGVFGIGDLARSATVSRAADTGGPLRIGYLPITDAAPLLLAHSAALYPAGLVSSAKPVLFRSWASLGEAFVTGKVDVVHLLMPMAVQLRYALGGGVRVLGWNHTNGSALTVAPHIKDLADLAGTQVAIPFWWSIHNIVLQQLLRAHGLRPVVRRSASRAARTVELIVMSPSDMVPALANRSIGGYVVADPFNAVAQIKKIGRIHTFLGDVWRDHACCVLLTRDDVIAQRPNAIQQVTDAVVGAQLLLNTDRIKAAKALGGGHYLPQPVPAVQLALTYPDPPYPLAHPDWQPQRLGFTPFPFAGFTHRLVEAMGETVIDGDRRFLDRLDPARVHADLVDDQFVRSALAQHGGPAAFGLAASLTREEQVHAS; encoded by the coding sequence GTGACCACGCTGACCCGACGCGGTTTGCTGATCGGAGCCGCGGCAGCTGCGGCGGCCGGCGGCGTCTTCGGGATCGGTGACCTGGCCCGCAGCGCCACGGTCAGCCGCGCAGCCGATACCGGTGGCCCACTGCGGATCGGTTACCTACCGATCACTGACGCTGCGCCGCTGTTGCTGGCGCACAGCGCCGCGCTGTATCCGGCGGGGCTGGTCAGTTCGGCCAAACCGGTGCTGTTCCGCAGTTGGGCATCGCTGGGCGAGGCCTTCGTCACGGGCAAGGTCGATGTGGTGCATCTGCTGATGCCGATGGCCGTCCAGCTGCGCTACGCCTTGGGCGGTGGCGTCCGGGTATTGGGCTGGAATCACACCAACGGTTCGGCGCTGACCGTGGCGCCGCACATCAAGGACCTGGCCGATCTGGCCGGTACCCAAGTGGCGATCCCGTTCTGGTGGTCCATTCACAACATCGTGCTGCAGCAGTTGCTGCGCGCTCACGGCCTGCGACCGGTGGTGCGGCGCAGCGCTTCTCGCGCCGCGCGCACGGTGGAGCTGATCGTGATGAGCCCGTCGGACATGGTGCCGGCACTGGCGAACCGCTCGATCGGCGGCTACGTGGTCGCGGACCCGTTCAACGCGGTCGCCCAGATCAAAAAGATCGGCCGCATCCACACCTTCCTCGGCGATGTGTGGCGTGACCACGCCTGCTGTGTGCTCCTTACCCGCGACGACGTGATCGCCCAGCGGCCCAACGCCATCCAACAGGTGACCGACGCCGTGGTCGGCGCACAGCTGCTGCTGAACACCGATCGAATCAAGGCAGCTAAGGCCCTTGGCGGGGGCCACTACCTGCCCCAACCGGTGCCGGCGGTGCAACTGGCGCTGACCTATCCCGATCCCCCGTATCCGCTTGCGCATCCGGACTGGCAGCCGCAACGGCTGGGCTTCACCCCGTTTCCCTTTGCCGGCTTCACGCACCGCCTCGTGGAAGCCATGGGCGAGACGGTCATCGACGGCGATCGCCGCTTCCTGGACCGACTGGATCCCGCCCGGGTGCACGCGGACCTGGTCGACGACCAGTTTGTGCGGTCCGCCCTGGCGCAACACGGCGGGCCCGCAGCGTTCGGCTTGGCCGCATCACTGACCCGAGAAGAACAGGTACATGCCTCATGA
- a CDS encoding ABC transporter permease: MTTIAVQPNDQPPPGADAGARSAWWTRVWPPAVSVGVAIALWWAATSLLCAPQSLLRQTAPQHVVAALVDLIGRGVLVSDTAVSLYRLLIGLLIAALVGIPAGLLIGLNRTAERAAGPVVAFLRMISPLSWTPIIVAVFGIGSQPVIFLIAAAAVWPVLLGTVAGVHAIDPGYLHVARSLHASRFEQLTAVVLPAVRVPVQNGLRLALGIAWVVLVPAEMLGVRSGLGYQILNARDQLAYDQVVAVIAVIGVLGYLLDLAARILLAPRRSAAS, from the coding sequence ATGACGACCATCGCAGTGCAGCCCAATGACCAGCCGCCGCCCGGCGCCGATGCCGGCGCCCGGTCTGCGTGGTGGACGCGGGTCTGGCCCCCGGCCGTCAGCGTCGGCGTGGCCATCGCGCTGTGGTGGGCGGCGACTTCGCTGCTCTGCGCGCCGCAGTCGCTGCTGCGCCAAACGGCGCCGCAGCATGTCGTTGCGGCGCTGGTGGACCTGATCGGTCGGGGCGTGCTGGTGTCTGACACCGCCGTGAGCCTCTACCGTCTGCTGATCGGCCTGCTGATCGCTGCGCTGGTCGGCATCCCGGCCGGCCTGCTCATCGGCTTGAACCGCACCGCGGAGCGGGCGGCCGGACCGGTGGTGGCGTTCCTGCGGATGATCTCTCCGCTGTCGTGGACCCCCATCATCGTGGCGGTGTTCGGCATCGGCAGCCAGCCGGTGATCTTCCTGATCGCCGCCGCAGCGGTCTGGCCGGTTCTGCTCGGCACCGTCGCCGGAGTGCATGCGATCGATCCGGGCTATCTGCATGTCGCGCGGTCGTTGCACGCCAGCCGGTTCGAGCAGTTGACCGCCGTAGTGCTGCCCGCGGTCCGAGTGCCGGTGCAGAACGGTCTGCGCCTGGCGCTGGGCATCGCCTGGGTGGTGCTGGTGCCCGCCGAAATGCTGGGCGTGCGATCGGGTCTGGGGTATCAGATCCTCAACGCCCGCGACCAGCTCGCCTACGACCAGGTGGTCGCGGTGATCGCGGTGATCGGCGTCCTCGGCTACCTGCTCGACCTGGCAGCCCGCATCCTTCTCGCGCCGCGTCGTAGCGCTGCTAGCTGA
- the gltB gene encoding glutamate synthase large subunit — MAPSRVGLYNPAFEHDACGVAMVVDIHGRRSRDIVDKSITALLNLEHRGAAGAEPNSGDGAGILIQIPDLFLRAVTDFDLPPEGSYATGIAFLPQSAKESAAACVGLEKIVEAEGLQVLGWREVPIDDSSLGALARDAMPTFRQLFIGGASGMALERRAYVVRKRAEHELGSKGPGQDGPGRESVYFPSLSSRTMVYKGMLTTPQLKAFYPDLADERMQSALGLVHSRFSTNTFPSWPLAHPFRRIAHNGEINTVTGNENWMRAREALIRTDVFGAEGGHRSADKLFPICTPGASDTARFDEVLELLHLGGRSLPHAVLMMIPEAWERHESMDGPTRAFYEYHDSLMEPWDGPASMTFTDGTVVGAVLDRNGLRPSRIWVTEDGLVVMASEAGVLDLDPATVVHRQRLQPGKMFLVDTAAGRIISDREIKSTLAGERPYQQWIDECLIGIGELPPGDAPRMEHHRVLLRQHMFGYTYEELNLVLAPMARSGAEPIGSMGTDTPVAVLSARPRLLFDYFQQLFAQVTNPPLDAIREEVITSLQGALGPEGDLLNTDEPTWRQIVLPQPILSNAELAKLLKLSPDQRIGSRGPHGLSTAVISCLYPPAAGGAGLRAALKQVCARASEAIAEGASFLVISDRESDETMAPIPSLLATAAVHHHLVAERTRTKVGLVVESGDAREVHHMAALIGFGAAAVNPYLAFESVEDMLDRGLIEGLDRDKALANYAKAAGKGVLKVMSKMGISTRASYTGAQLFQPIGIAQDVLDEYFTGLYCPIGGITLDDIAADVAARHALAYLDRPEERAHRELPVGGEYQWRREGEHHLFNPETVFKLQHSTRTGQYAVFKEYTKLVDDQSERLATLRGLLRFKAGERPPVPLDEVEPATEIVKRFATGAMSYGSISAEAHETLAIAMNRIGGRSNCGEGGEHSGRFLPDADGAWRRSAIKQVASARFGVTSEYLVNCTDLQIKIAQGAKPGEGGQLPGNKVYPWIAEVRHATPGVGLISPPPHHDIYSIEDLKQLIHDLKNANPEARIHVKLVAENGVGTVAAGVSKAHADVVLISGHDGGTGAAPLTSLKHAGAPWELGLAETQQTLLLNGLRDRIVVQVDGQLKTGRDVVMAALLGAEEFGFATAPLVVSGCIMMRVCHLDTCPVGVATQNPQLRERFSGQPEFVENFFWFIAEEVREYLAALGFRTINEAVGQVNALDTTLARAHWKAHKLDLTPVLHEPESAFMNQDLYCTSGQDHGLDKALDQQLIVMSREALDAGTPVKFTSAISNVNRTVGTMLGYEVTKAYGAQGLPDGTIDITFTGSAGNSFGAFLPPGINLRVFGDANDYVAKGLSGGRIVVRPPLDAPDGYVAEENIIGGNVILFGATSGEVFLRGVVGERFAVRNSGAVAVVEGVGDHGCEYMTGGKVVVLGPTGRNFAAGMSGGVAYVYDPDRQLGDRLNTEMVDLDTFDDFDADDVAWLRDVLAAHAAATDSVPARAILADWANRGRDFVKVMPRDYRRVLAAVAEAKASGTDPEEAIMAAAHG, encoded by the coding sequence ATGGCACCCAGTCGGGTGGGGCTCTACAACCCCGCGTTCGAACATGACGCGTGTGGGGTGGCCATGGTGGTCGATATACATGGCCGGCGCAGTCGCGACATCGTCGACAAGTCGATCACCGCGCTGCTCAACCTGGAGCACCGTGGCGCCGCCGGAGCCGAACCGAACAGCGGTGACGGCGCTGGGATCCTGATCCAGATTCCCGACCTTTTCCTACGTGCCGTAACCGATTTCGATCTTCCGCCCGAGGGCAGCTACGCCACCGGGATCGCATTCCTGCCGCAGTCGGCCAAAGAGTCAGCGGCCGCTTGTGTCGGCTTGGAGAAGATCGTCGAGGCCGAGGGCCTCCAGGTGCTCGGCTGGCGTGAGGTGCCGATCGACGATTCGTCGTTGGGCGCGTTGGCGCGAGATGCGATGCCGACCTTCCGGCAGCTCTTCATCGGCGGGGCCTCCGGCATGGCTCTGGAGCGCCGGGCCTATGTGGTGCGCAAGCGTGCTGAACATGAGCTGGGCAGCAAGGGGCCTGGCCAGGATGGGCCGGGGCGGGAATCCGTCTATTTCCCAAGTCTTTCCAGCCGGACCATGGTGTACAAGGGTATGTTGACGACGCCGCAGCTCAAGGCGTTTTACCCCGACCTGGCCGACGAGCGGATGCAGAGCGCACTGGGCCTGGTGCATTCTCGGTTCTCCACCAATACTTTTCCGTCATGGCCGCTGGCTCACCCGTTCCGGCGTATCGCTCACAACGGCGAGATCAACACGGTCACCGGCAACGAGAACTGGATGCGCGCCCGGGAGGCGCTGATCCGCACCGACGTCTTCGGTGCCGAAGGTGGCCACCGTAGCGCGGACAAACTGTTCCCGATCTGCACGCCGGGCGCCTCCGACACCGCCCGGTTCGACGAGGTGCTCGAACTGCTGCATCTGGGCGGCCGCAGCCTGCCGCACGCGGTGCTGATGATGATCCCGGAGGCCTGGGAACGGCACGAAAGCATGGATGGGCCCACCCGAGCTTTTTATGAGTACCACGACTCGCTCATGGAGCCCTGGGATGGCCCGGCCTCGATGACCTTCACCGACGGCACCGTGGTGGGCGCGGTGTTGGACCGCAACGGCCTGCGGCCGTCGCGTATATGGGTCACCGAAGACGGGCTGGTGGTGATGGCGTCCGAGGCCGGTGTTCTCGACCTGGACCCCGCCACGGTGGTGCACCGACAGCGGCTGCAGCCGGGCAAGATGTTCCTGGTGGACACCGCCGCCGGGCGGATCATCTCCGATCGCGAGATCAAGTCGACGCTGGCCGGCGAACGGCCGTACCAGCAGTGGATCGATGAGTGCCTGATCGGCATCGGCGAGCTGCCCCCGGGCGATGCGCCCCGGATGGAACACCACCGGGTTCTGTTGCGGCAGCATATGTTCGGCTACACCTACGAGGAGCTCAACCTGGTGCTCGCGCCCATGGCGCGCTCCGGTGCTGAGCCGATCGGATCCATGGGCACCGACACCCCGGTGGCGGTGCTCTCGGCGCGGCCCCGGCTGCTGTTCGACTACTTTCAGCAGTTGTTCGCCCAGGTCACCAACCCGCCGTTGGACGCTATCCGCGAAGAGGTGATCACCAGCCTGCAAGGTGCGCTCGGACCGGAAGGCGACCTGCTCAACACCGACGAACCCACCTGGCGGCAGATCGTGCTGCCCCAGCCGATTCTGAGCAACGCCGAGCTCGCGAAGCTGCTGAAGTTGAGCCCGGACCAGCGGATCGGTTCCCGGGGCCCGCACGGCCTGTCCACGGCCGTCATCAGCTGCCTGTATCCGCCTGCGGCAGGCGGTGCCGGGTTGCGTGCGGCGCTCAAGCAGGTGTGCGCACGGGCCTCGGAGGCGATCGCCGAGGGTGCCAGCTTCCTGGTGATCTCCGACCGGGAGTCCGACGAGACGATGGCGCCCATTCCGTCGCTGCTGGCCACCGCGGCGGTGCATCACCACCTGGTCGCGGAGCGGACCCGCACCAAGGTGGGCCTGGTGGTGGAGTCCGGCGATGCCCGCGAAGTGCACCACATGGCGGCGCTGATCGGCTTTGGCGCCGCTGCGGTCAACCCGTACCTGGCGTTCGAGTCCGTCGAGGACATGCTCGACCGTGGCCTGATCGAAGGCCTCGATCGCGACAAGGCGTTGGCCAACTATGCCAAGGCCGCCGGCAAGGGCGTGCTGAAAGTCATGTCCAAGATGGGGATCTCGACGCGGGCGTCCTACACCGGGGCGCAGCTGTTCCAGCCGATAGGTATCGCGCAGGACGTTCTCGACGAGTACTTCACCGGCCTGTACTGCCCGATCGGTGGTATCACCCTCGACGACATCGCCGCTGATGTCGCCGCCCGCCACGCGCTGGCCTACCTGGACCGCCCAGAAGAGCGGGCGCACCGCGAACTGCCGGTGGGCGGGGAGTACCAGTGGCGCCGCGAGGGCGAACATCACCTGTTCAACCCGGAGACGGTGTTCAAACTGCAGCACTCCACTCGAACGGGCCAGTACGCGGTCTTCAAGGAGTACACGAAGCTGGTCGACGACCAGAGTGAACGCCTGGCCACACTGCGCGGGCTGTTGCGGTTCAAGGCCGGGGAACGGCCACCGGTTCCTCTTGACGAGGTGGAACCGGCCACCGAGATCGTCAAACGGTTCGCGACCGGCGCGATGAGCTACGGTTCGATCTCCGCCGAGGCGCACGAGACCCTGGCGATCGCCATGAACCGGATCGGCGGCCGCTCCAACTGCGGTGAGGGCGGCGAGCATTCCGGCCGCTTCCTGCCCGACGCCGACGGCGCCTGGCGGCGCAGCGCGATCAAGCAGGTCGCCTCGGCGCGTTTCGGCGTGACGAGCGAATACCTGGTCAACTGCACCGACCTGCAGATCAAGATCGCGCAGGGGGCCAAGCCCGGAGAGGGTGGTCAGCTGCCGGGCAACAAGGTGTACCCCTGGATCGCCGAGGTTCGGCATGCCACCCCGGGTGTCGGGCTGATCTCTCCGCCTCCGCACCACGACATCTACTCCATCGAGGACCTGAAACAGCTGATCCACGACCTGAAGAACGCCAACCCGGAGGCTCGCATTCATGTGAAGCTGGTCGCCGAGAACGGTGTCGGAACGGTGGCGGCCGGAGTGTCCAAGGCACACGCCGACGTGGTGCTGATCTCCGGCCATGACGGCGGCACCGGGGCGGCGCCGCTGACCTCACTCAAGCACGCCGGAGCGCCGTGGGAACTCGGATTGGCCGAGACCCAGCAGACCTTGCTGCTCAACGGACTTCGGGACCGGATCGTGGTGCAGGTGGACGGCCAGCTCAAGACCGGGCGCGACGTGGTGATGGCGGCGCTGCTGGGGGCCGAGGAATTCGGCTTCGCCACCGCGCCGTTGGTGGTGTCGGGCTGCATCATGATGCGGGTCTGTCACCTGGACACCTGCCCGGTGGGCGTGGCTACTCAGAACCCACAGTTGCGTGAACGGTTCAGCGGACAACCGGAGTTCGTCGAGAACTTCTTCTGGTTCATCGCCGAAGAGGTGCGCGAGTACCTTGCGGCCTTGGGATTCCGCACCATCAACGAGGCAGTCGGGCAGGTGAATGCGCTGGACACCACGCTGGCCCGCGCCCACTGGAAGGCCCACAAGCTCGACCTCACGCCGGTCTTGCATGAACCGGAGTCAGCGTTCATGAACCAGGATCTGTACTGCACCTCCGGTCAAGATCACGGTCTGGACAAAGCCTTGGACCAGCAGCTGATCGTCATGAGCCGCGAGGCTCTCGATGCGGGCACCCCGGTCAAGTTCACCAGTGCGATATCCAACGTGAACCGGACCGTCGGCACCATGCTCGGCTATGAGGTCACCAAAGCTTATGGTGCCCAAGGGCTGCCGGACGGAACCATCGACATCACCTTCACCGGGTCGGCCGGCAACAGCTTCGGTGCCTTTCTGCCGCCGGGGATCAACCTGCGGGTCTTTGGTGACGCCAACGACTACGTCGCCAAGGGGCTGTCCGGTGGCCGGATCGTGGTCCGTCCCCCGCTGGATGCGCCCGACGGCTACGTCGCCGAGGAAAACATCATCGGCGGCAACGTGATTCTGTTCGGCGCCACGTCCGGCGAGGTGTTCCTGCGCGGGGTGGTGGGAGAACGGTTCGCGGTCCGCAACTCCGGTGCGGTAGCAGTGGTCGAGGGAGTTGGCGACCACGGCTGTGAGTACATGACCGGGGGCAAAGTGGTCGTGCTGGGCCCGACCGGGCGCAACTTCGCCGCCGGCATGTCCGGGGGCGTGGCCTACGTCTACGACCCGGACCGGCAGCTGGGTGACCGGCTGAACACCGAGATGGTGGACCTCGACACATTCGACGATTTCGACGCCGACGATGTGGCTTGGCTGCGTGACGTGCTGGCGGCACATGCCGCCGCCACCGATTCGGTGCCCGCCCGCGCGATCCTGGCCGATTGGGCCAACCGCGGAAGGGACTTCGTCAAAGTGATGCCGCGCGACTACCGGCGGGTGCTCGCCGCGGTCGCTGAGGCAAAAGCCAGTGGCACAGACCCTGAGGAGGCAATTATGGCGGCGGCTCATGGCTGA
- a CDS encoding MaoC family dehydratase, with protein sequence MRTYRSIDELAACQGQVIGHSDWVTITQDAVNLFADATGDHQWIHVDPERAASGPFGTTIAHGYMTLAMLPQLMAQISRLDGVKLAINYGLNKVRFPAPVPVGSKIRAETSLVEVADVGGGAHQVTFSTTVSIDGSAKPACVAESVVRYVL encoded by the coding sequence GTGCGTACTTATCGATCAATCGATGAACTTGCCGCATGCCAGGGCCAGGTGATCGGGCACAGTGACTGGGTGACTATCACCCAGGACGCCGTCAACCTGTTCGCCGACGCGACGGGTGACCATCAATGGATTCACGTCGATCCCGAACGTGCGGCTAGCGGGCCCTTCGGCACCACGATCGCTCACGGATACATGACCCTGGCCATGCTGCCGCAGTTGATGGCGCAGATCAGCCGCCTTGACGGGGTCAAGTTGGCGATCAACTACGGACTGAACAAGGTGCGTTTCCCGGCGCCGGTGCCGGTCGGCTCCAAGATCCGGGCCGAGACCTCGCTGGTCGAGGTCGCCGATGTGGGCGGTGGTGCCCACCAGGTGACCTTCTCGACCACGGTGTCCATCGACGGTAGCGCCAAGCCGGCCTGTGTCGCCGAGAGTGTCGTGCGCTACGTGCTCTGA
- the glnA gene encoding type I glutamate--ammonia ligase → MAADIFKLVADESVEYVDIRFCDLPGVMQHFSIPAAALDESVFEDGLAFDGSSIRGFQSIHESDMLLLPDPETARIDPFRAAKTLNLNFFVHDPFTREPYSRDPRNIARKAESYLTSTGIADTAYFGAEAEFYIFDSVSFDSQINGSFHKVDSVAGWWNTGRTTEADGSPNLGYKVRPKGGYFPVAPTDQYVDLRDAMATNLTNAGFTVERGHHEVGTGGQTEINYKFNTLLHAADDLMLFKYIIKNTAWAHGKTVTFMPKPLFGDNGSGMHVHQSVWQDGEPLFYDEIGYAGLSDTARHYIGGILHHAPSLLAFTNPTINSYKRLVPGYEAPINLVYSQRNRSACVRIPITGTNPKAKRLEFRCPDSSGNPYLAFSAMLMAGIDGIKNKIEPAAPVDKDLYDLPADEAASISQAPTTLAEVMDNLEADHEYLTEGGVFTPDVIQTWINYKRDNEITPVNLRPHPYEFALYYDC, encoded by the coding sequence ATGGCCGCCGACATTTTCAAGCTCGTCGCCGACGAGTCGGTTGAGTACGTCGACATTCGATTCTGCGACCTGCCGGGGGTTATGCAGCATTTTTCGATCCCGGCCGCTGCGCTCGATGAAAGCGTATTCGAGGATGGGCTCGCCTTCGACGGTTCGTCGATCCGCGGCTTCCAGTCCATCCACGAGTCGGACATGCTGCTGCTGCCCGACCCGGAAACCGCCCGCATCGATCCGTTCCGGGCCGCAAAGACGCTGAACCTCAACTTTTTCGTCCACGACCCGTTCACCCGCGAGCCCTACTCGCGCGATCCGCGCAACATCGCCCGCAAAGCCGAGAGCTATCTCACCAGCACCGGCATCGCCGACACCGCTTACTTCGGCGCCGAGGCCGAGTTCTACATCTTCGACTCCGTGAGCTTCGACTCACAGATCAACGGCTCTTTCCACAAAGTGGATTCGGTCGCCGGCTGGTGGAACACCGGGCGGACAACCGAAGCCGACGGCAGCCCCAACCTGGGATACAAGGTTCGCCCCAAGGGGGGCTATTTCCCGGTCGCGCCGACCGATCAATACGTCGATCTGCGCGATGCAATGGCGACCAACCTCACAAACGCCGGTTTCACTGTCGAACGCGGCCACCACGAGGTCGGTACCGGCGGGCAAACGGAGATCAACTACAAGTTCAACACTCTGCTGCACGCCGCCGACGATTTGATGTTGTTCAAATACATCATCAAGAACACCGCCTGGGCGCATGGCAAGACGGTGACGTTCATGCCCAAGCCGCTTTTCGGAGACAACGGTTCAGGTATGCACGTACACCAGTCGGTGTGGCAGGACGGCGAGCCGCTGTTCTACGACGAGATCGGCTATGCCGGACTGTCCGACACCGCCCGCCATTACATCGGCGGCATCTTGCACCACGCACCGTCGCTGCTGGCGTTCACCAACCCCACCATCAACTCCTATAAGCGACTGGTGCCGGGTTACGAGGCGCCGATCAACCTGGTCTACAGCCAGCGCAACCGTTCGGCCTGCGTGCGTATCCCGATCACCGGCACCAACCCCAAGGCCAAGCGGCTGGAGTTCCGCTGCCCGGATTCGTCCGGCAACCCCTACCTGGCGTTCTCGGCCATGTTGATGGCCGGCATCGACGGCATCAAGAACAAGATCGAGCCTGCTGCCCCGGTCGACAAGGACCTCTACGACCTGCCGGCCGACGAGGCGGCATCGATCTCGCAGGCCCCCACCACGCTGGCCGAGGTAATGGACAACCTTGAGGCCGACCATGAGTACCTCACCGAAGGTGGGGTATTCACCCCGGACGTGATCCAGACCTGGATCAACTACAAGCGGGACAACGAGATCACCCCCGTCAACCTGCGTCCGCACCCCTACGAGTTCGCCCTCTATTACGACTGCTGA
- a CDS encoding glutamate synthase subunit beta, which translates to MADPRGFITNTQRILPLRRPVAERVSDWNEVYQDFAEDTLRQQAGRCMDCGIPFCHHGCPLGNLIPEWNDLVRTGRWREAFDRLHATNNFPDFTGRLCPAPCEPACVLGINQPPVTIKQVEYEIVERGFAEGWAQPIPPSVRTGKSVAVVGSGPAGLAAAQQLTRGGHAVTVFERDDRIGGLLRYGIPEFKMEKRILDRRLEQMVGEGTTFKTGVNVGVDLTVEQLREDFDAVVLAGGATAWRDLPIPGRELDGIHQAMEYLPWANRVQAGDLAEPPITAHGKKVVIIGGGDTGADCLGTVHRQGGTCVHQFEIMPRPPEIRDPSTPWPTYPLIMRTTSAHEEGGDRVFSVNTEEFTGRDGRVTGLRAHEVRRRNGGFEKVDGTDFELEADLVLLAMGFVGPERSPLLADLGVEFTERGSVARDADYATAVPGVYVAGDMGRGQSLIVWAIAEGRGAAASVDRYLMGRTALPSPITATAAPLR; encoded by the coding sequence ATGGCTGACCCGAGAGGATTCATCACCAACACCCAGCGCATCCTGCCGTTGCGCCGCCCGGTCGCCGAGCGGGTGAGCGACTGGAACGAGGTGTATCAGGATTTTGCCGAAGACACCCTGCGCCAGCAGGCGGGACGCTGCATGGACTGCGGTATCCCGTTCTGCCACCACGGCTGTCCGCTGGGCAACCTCATCCCGGAATGGAACGACTTGGTACGTACCGGGCGCTGGCGTGAGGCGTTCGACAGGCTGCACGCCACGAACAACTTCCCGGACTTCACCGGCCGGCTCTGCCCCGCGCCATGTGAACCGGCCTGTGTGCTGGGCATCAACCAGCCGCCGGTGACCATCAAGCAGGTCGAGTACGAGATCGTCGAACGCGGCTTCGCCGAGGGCTGGGCGCAACCGATCCCGCCGTCGGTCCGCACCGGGAAGTCGGTCGCGGTGGTTGGCTCAGGGCCGGCCGGACTGGCCGCCGCCCAGCAACTCACTCGGGGCGGACACGCGGTGACGGTCTTCGAGCGCGATGACCGAATCGGTGGGCTGCTGCGTTACGGCATACCGGAATTCAAGATGGAAAAGCGAATTCTGGACCGGCGGCTGGAGCAGATGGTCGGCGAGGGAACGACGTTCAAGACGGGCGTGAATGTCGGGGTGGATCTGACCGTCGAGCAGCTGCGCGAAGACTTCGACGCTGTTGTGCTGGCCGGTGGCGCCACCGCGTGGCGCGACCTGCCGATCCCGGGCCGGGAGCTCGACGGCATTCATCAGGCGATGGAGTACCTGCCGTGGGCGAACCGGGTGCAGGCCGGTGACCTGGCCGAGCCGCCGATCACCGCGCACGGCAAGAAGGTGGTCATCATCGGCGGGGGTGACACCGGCGCCGACTGTCTGGGCACCGTGCACCGCCAGGGCGGGACCTGCGTGCACCAGTTCGAGATCATGCCGCGTCCGCCGGAGATCCGTGATCCGTCCACCCCGTGGCCGACCTACCCGTTGATCATGCGGACCACGTCTGCGCACGAAGAGGGCGGTGACCGGGTGTTCTCGGTCAACACCGAGGAATTCACCGGTCGTGACGGTCGGGTGACCGGGCTGCGGGCCCACGAGGTGCGCCGCCGCAACGGCGGTTTCGAGAAGGTCGACGGCACTGACTTCGAGCTCGAAGCCGACCTGGTGCTGCTCGCAATGGGATTCGTCGGGCCGGAGCGTTCGCCGCTGCTGGCCGATCTCGGTGTGGAGTTCACCGAACGCGGCAGTGTGGCGCGTGATGCGGACTACGCCACCGCGGTGCCGGGTGTCTATGTCGCCGGCGACATGGGCCGCGGTCAATCCCTCATCGTGTGGGCAATCGCCGAGGGGCGCGGTGCCGCGGCGAGCGTGGACCGGTACCTGATGGGCCGCACCGCGTTGCCCTCGCCGATCACCGCGACCGCAGCGCCGCTTCGCTGA
- a CDS encoding MinD/ParA family ATP-binding protein — MNADDDFLRQRVPPQQQQPRPWTPPPQQQPPQPPPPAPMPRPQPARGWRRAVFSATLGLVNLGPSPAEREEMAYQVAIRSLPNGSYKVGVLGKGGVGKTTVAASVGSVFAALRRADHVVAVDADTAFGRLGSRIDPRATSSYWDLAADQSVQSFADISSRVGANAAGLYVLVGEPAAGSRRILDAALYREAALRLDRHFTISIIDCGSTMDSPVTQEALRDLDALIVVSSPWADGAGAAAKTMEWLADRGQGGLLQRTVVVLNDSDGHADRRTRSALTAQFLQHGQAVVEVPFDPHLRPGGVIDVMSEMAPATRRRFLQIAAIVSHYFASRPRGRDAKPGRPQST; from the coding sequence ATGAACGCAGACGACGACTTTCTGCGGCAGCGGGTGCCGCCACAGCAGCAACAGCCGAGGCCCTGGACGCCGCCTCCCCAGCAGCAACCGCCGCAGCCCCCGCCGCCGGCCCCTATGCCGCGGCCCCAGCCGGCCCGTGGCTGGCGCCGCGCGGTCTTCTCCGCGACGCTGGGTTTGGTCAACTTGGGCCCGTCACCGGCCGAGCGGGAAGAGATGGCCTACCAGGTGGCCATCCGATCCCTGCCCAACGGCAGCTACAAGGTCGGCGTACTCGGCAAGGGCGGCGTCGGCAAGACGACGGTGGCGGCCAGCGTCGGGTCGGTGTTCGCCGCACTGCGCCGGGCCGACCACGTGGTGGCCGTGGACGCTGACACCGCATTCGGCCGGCTCGGCAGCCGCATCGACCCGCGCGCCACCAGCTCCTATTGGGATCTGGCCGCCGATCAGAGCGTGCAGTCGTTCGCCGACATCAGCAGCCGGGTCGGCGCCAACGCGGCGGGGCTCTACGTTCTGGTGGGCGAGCCCGCCGCGGGAAGCCGCCGGATCCTTGATGCCGCGTTGTACCGGGAGGCCGCGCTGCGCCTGGACCGGCACTTCACCATCTCGATCATCGACTGTGGTTCGACAATGGATTCGCCGGTGACCCAGGAGGCGCTGCGTGACCTGGACGCGCTGATCGTGGTCTCTTCGCCGTGGGCGGACGGTGCCGGCGCGGCCGCCAAGACCATGGAATGGCTGGCCGACCGCGGCCAGGGTGGGTTGCTGCAGCGCACCGTGGTGGTGCTCAACGACTCCGACGGCCACGCCGACCGGCGCACCCGCTCGGCATTGACGGCGCAGTTCCTGCAGCACGGCCAGGCGGTGGTTGAGGTGCCCTTCGACCCGCACCTGCGCCCGGGTGGAGTGATCGACGTGATGAGCGAGATGGCACCGGCAACCCGTCGCCGATTCCTGCAGATCGCCGCGATCGTCTCGCACTACTTCGCGTCCCGACCGCGGGGCCGGGACGCGAAGCCGGGCCGTCCTCAGAGCACGTAG